Proteins found in one Campylobacter concisus genomic segment:
- a CDS encoding 3'(2'),5'-bisphosphate nucleotidase CysQ family protein — MSELLNLAKKATINAGAQIMKFYSANNTALKVCLKDDSSPLTSADLAANEAIIKILSKSGIKICSEESILQESDKDEFWLVDPLDGTKEFLARNGEFCVCIALIKKARPVLGVIFIPVSKELFYADENGAFKEILDNNDEIIKRVDLNKKDKNLDNLIFSSRRGDAKEIEFIGQSLNFEQRYIGSAIKFCRLVEFGGVYLRFAPSYLWDNAAGDALVNFCGGKVFDANSSKEMSYELADLKSPFFIALSKNTLNLKDKITQLYKQSKI; from the coding sequence ATGAGCGAGCTTTTAAATTTAGCTAAAAAAGCAACCATTAATGCTGGAGCGCAAATAATGAAATTTTACTCCGCTAATAATACGGCTCTTAAAGTCTGCCTAAAAGATGACAGCTCGCCACTAACTAGCGCCGATCTAGCTGCAAATGAAGCGATAATAAAAATTCTAAGCAAAAGTGGGATAAAAATTTGCTCTGAAGAGAGTATCTTACAAGAAAGCGACAAAGATGAGTTTTGGCTCGTAGATCCACTTGATGGCACGAAAGAATTTCTAGCTAGAAACGGTGAATTTTGCGTTTGTATAGCACTTATAAAAAAAGCTAGACCGGTGCTTGGCGTGATATTTATCCCGGTTAGCAAAGAGCTTTTTTACGCCGATGAAAATGGTGCTTTTAAAGAAATTTTAGATAACAATGATGAAATCATAAAGAGAGTTGATCTAAACAAAAAAGATAAAAATTTAGACAATCTAATCTTTTCAAGTAGAAGAGGCGATGCCAAAGAGATAGAATTTATAGGACAGAGCTTAAATTTTGAGCAAAGGTACATCGGCTCAGCCATAAAATTTTGCCGTTTAGTCGAATTTGGTGGAGTTTATCTGAGATTTGCTCCAAGCTATCTTTGGGACAATGCTGCAGGAGATGCGCTCGTAAATTTTTGTGGCGGAAAAGTATTTGACGCTAATAGTAGCAAAGAGATGAGCTACGAGCTTGCTGATTTAAAAAGTCCATTTTTCATAGCTCTCTCAAAAAACACACTAAATCTAAAAGATAAAATCACACAACTATATAAACAAAGTAAAATTTAA